AGGCTCGGATGCATCGCCTGCCGCCGCGGGCCGGCGCAGCAGCTGCACGAACATCGCGTCGGTGCCGTTGCGGTGCGGCCACAGCTGCACGGCCGCGCCCGAGCCGCCGAGCGGCGTGCCGGGTGCGACGCGCTCGAGCACCGCGCGGGTGTCGATCGCCTCGGCGCCGTCGGCGATCGCGCCCTGCACGATCGCGCGCGTCTCGGCGAGGTGCGGCGAGCACGTGACGTAGGCGACGATGCCGCCAGGCTTCACGGCACGCATGGCGGCGCGCAGCAGCTCGCCCTGCAGGCGCGCGAGCTCGGGCACGTCGCTCGGCTGCTTGCGCCAGCGCGCCTCGGGACGGCGGCGCAGCGCGCCGAGGCCCGTGCACGGCGCGTCGAGCAGGATGCGGTCGTAGACGCCGTCGCGGTCGCCGTAGCGGCGGCCGTCGCCGACCGACACCTCCACGTCAGGGTCGACGGCGGCGAGCGCCTGGCGCACGAGGCCGGCGCGGGCGGGCACGAGCTCGTTCGCCTCGAGGTGGGCGTCGCCGACGCGCGCCTCGGCCGCGAGCAGGGCGGCCTTGCCGCCGGGGCCGGCGCAGAGGTCGAGCCAGCGCTCCCCCGCCGCGACGGGCGTCGCGCGGGTGAGCGCGAGCGCGGCGAGCTGGCTGCCGGCATCCTGCACGCGGGCACGACCGTCGCGCACCGCGGGGACGCGCCAGGGGTCGCCCGAGGGTGCGAGGCGCCCGACGGGCGACGCCGTGGGCTCGTCGCCGAGCTCCTCGGGCTCCGCGAGGCCGGGCAGCGCGACGAGCTGCACGCGCGGCGCGTCGTTGTCTGCGGCGAGCAGGTCGTCGAGCTCGGCGCCGGCGCCCTCGGCGTCGAGCGAGCGGCGCAGTGCGCGCACGACCCACGTGGGATGCGCGGCGCGCAGCGCGAGCGCGTCGTCGTCGCCCATCGTGCGGGCGATGGCGTCGACCTGGTCGTCGACGGGCGTCGCGGCGACCTTGCGCAGCACGGCGTTGGCGAAGCCGCGACGGCCGCGGTGGTCGCCGAGCAGCTCGATCGACTCGTGCACCGCGGCGTGCGCGGGCACGCGCATGCGGGCGAGCTGGTGCACGGCGACGCGCAGCACCGAGAGCGTCGTCGGGTCGATCTCGTCGATCGGGCGGCCCGCGGCGGCCGACAGGACGGCGTCGAGCTGCCCCTGCCAGCGCAGCGTGCCGTAGGTCAGCTCGGTCGCGAACGCGGCATCCTGCGCGTCGAGGCCCGCCTCGCGGATGCGCGCGGGCAGCAGCAGGTTGGCGTAGGCGTCGTCGACGTCGACGTCGCGCACGACCTCCTGCGCGACGCGACGCGGCGTCGGGCGCTCGTCGATGCGACGACGCTGCGGCGGGCGACCACCGCGCCCGCGCGACTGCTGACGATCAGGCATCGAGCACGACCTCTCCCCCGCGACCGCGCAGCCAGTCGGCTGCCCGCATCGCCTGCTTGCCCGCCGGCTGCACCTCGCCGAGCGCGAGCGCGCCCGTGCCCGTGCCGAGCACGGCATCCTTGCCCACGAGCCGCGCCGTGCCGGCCGGCAGCGGATCGGCGGCGCTGCGCGAGAGCGCGAGCACCTTCACGCGCTCGCCGCCCAGCAGCACGTGCGCGCCGGGCTCGGGCGTCACGCCGCGGAAGCGGTCGAGCACGACGGCGGCGGGCTCGGCGAGCCGCAGCCGTCCGTCGGCGAGCTCGAGCTTCGGTGCGAACGACGGCTCGCCCGTCTGCTCCTCGAACGTGGCCGAGCCATCCGCGATCGCGTCGACGGCATCCACGAGCACGCCGGCGCCGGATGCCGCGAGCTCGGCGAGCAGATCGCCCGCGGTCGCGAGCGGCGGCACCGACGACGCGACCATGCGCACGATCGGGCCGGCGTCGAGCTCGGGCACGAGGCGGAAGACGCTCACGCCCGTGTCGTGCTCGCCCGCGACGAGCGCGCGCTGCACGGGTGCCGCGCCGCGGTAGGCGGGCAGCAGCGAGAAGTGCAGGTTGATCCAGCCGTGCTCGGGCGTCGACAGCAGCGGCTCGCGCACGAGGCCGCCGTAGGCGACGACGACGCCGAGCGACGCGCCGACGGCCGTGATCGCCTCGGTCGCGGCGGCGTCGAGCCGGTTCGCCTCGAGCACGGGCAGGCCCAGGCGCTCGGCGGCGGCGGCGACGGGCGTCGGCGTCAGCACGCGCTTGCGGCCCTGCGGCGACGCGGCGCGCGTGACGACGAGCGCGACCTCGTGCCGACGGCTGAGCGCCTCGAGGCTCGGCACGGCGGCGGCCGGGCTCCCGGCGAAGACGATGCGCATCAGATCCCCTCGAACGGCTCGTGGTCGTCGACGTGCACGCGCACGGGCGCGCCCTTCGCGACGCGCGAGCGCGACTGCGTGGCCGCCCGCACGATCTCGGCGCGCAGGGCGTGCGCCACGTCGACGCCCGCTCCGTAGTCGAAGCGGACGATCGACCGTACCGCGCCGTCGCCCACGTCGACGGGACCCAGCGCATCCGTCGCGCCGATCTCGCCGACGGCGCGCACGACGCGCTCGACCTCGTCGGGGCCGCCGACGACGGAGGCGACGCGCACGGCGGGCGGGAAGCGCAGCGAGCGGCGGTCGGCGAGCTCGGCGGCGGCGAAGCCCGCGGCGTCGCGCGTCGTCATGGCGGCGGCGACGCGGCCGACGGCGCCCGTGAGCACGATCGTCGCGTCGTCGCGCGCGAGCGCACGGGCGCTCGACCAGGCGCGCACGGCGTCCTCGGCGACGCGCAGGCTCTCGCGGGCGAGCAGCCGCTCGCCGTCGAGCAGCAGCACGGCGCGGTATCCGCCGGCCGCGACGGGCTCGGCGCCGCGCGTCGCGACGACGAGGCGCGGCTGGTCGTCAACCTCGAGGCGCTCGTGCTGGCCGTCGGCGACGACGACGGGCACGTTCGGGAACGCGCGGCCCAGCTCGTCGGCCGTGCGCACCGAGCCGCGGCCGAGGTCGGTGAGCCCGCGGCCGCCGCACGACGCGCATGCCCACGCCGCGTGCACGGCACCGCACCACGCGCACGATGGCGAGGCGTCGGCGCGCGCGCGGCGCAGGGGGCCCTGGCAGCGGCGGCAGCGGGCGCGCTCGCCGCAGGTCGAGCACGCGAGCGCCGGCGCATGTCCCGGGCGTGCGACCTGCACGAGCACGGGGCCGTGGGCGATCGCCTCCTTCGCGACCTGGAACGCCATCGCCGGGATGCGGCCCTGCTGCCCCTGCTGCAGCGCCGCCGGCAGCGTGCGCGGCGGGCGGCCGCGCACGACGGCCTCGAGGAAGCCGAGCTCGACGAGGCGCTGCGCCTCGGTCGAGCGCGCGTGCCCCGCGAGCACGAGCGCGCAGCCCGACTGCTGCTGGCGCACGAGCGCGACATCCCTCGTGGTCGCGTACGGCGAGAGCGGCTCGACGTGCAGCGGATCGCCGTCGTCCCACACCGCGAGCAGGCCGAGGTTCGCCGCCGGCGCGTAGACGGCGCTGCGCGGCCCGACGATCGCCACGGGTCCGCCGTCGAGGGCGCGCAGGAAGGCGCGGTACCGGTCGGGGTTCGACTGCCGCGCGTCGAGCTCGACGACGCGGTCGCCGACGACGGCCTCGAGCGCCGCCACCAACTGGCGCTGCTCGCGGTGGTCGGGCACGACGAGGATGGCCTGCTCGCCCCGAGCGAGCGCGTCGCGTGCGAGTCCCGCGAGCTCGACGGCCCAGCGGCCCACCCAGCGCACGTCGTCGCCCTCGCCGACCGCGACGACGCCCGGCTCGGAGCGCAGCGCCACGCGGCCGCGCCGCTCGACGAGATCGGGCAGCACGCTCTCCCCCGCCTCCGGCGGCACCACCGACTCGCGGTCGGCCTTGAGCCAGGCCGTCTCGGGCCTCGCCTGCCTGCCGGGGATCGCGACGCGCAGCACGTCGACCGCCGAGCCCGCGGCACGGTCGGCGACGGCGCGCGCGAGCGCCCACACCTCCGGCTGCAGCACCGGCACGGGCGACAGCATCCGCTCCACGCGGTGCAGCTCGCCGCCGAAGTCGCTCTCGGCGGCGACCTCCACGACGTAGCCGGGCAGCATGCGGCCGCCGAACGGCACGCGCACGCGCACGCCGGGCGTCACGTCGTCGTCGGCGCGGAAGTCGAAGAGACGATCCAGCTGCGGCAGCCGCGACTCGACGACGACGCGGGCGACGCTCATGCCACGCCGGCGGCCTTGCGCAGCGCGTCGACGCGGGGCGTCTGCTCCCACGTGAAGTCGGGCAGCTCTCGACCGAAGTGCCCGTAGGCCGCGGTCTGCGCGTAGATCGGACGGCGCAGGTCGAGGTCGCGGATGATCGCCTCGGGGCGCAGGTCGAACGTGGCGAGGATCGCCTCGGTGAGCGTCGCGTCGTCGACGGTGCCGGTGCCGAACGAGTCGACGTAGAGGCCCACGGGCGTCGCCCGGCCGATCGCGTATGCGACCTGCACCTCGACGCGGCGCGCGAGACCCGCGGCGACGACGTGCTTCGCGACCCAGCGCAGCGCGTACGCCGCCGAGCGGTCGACCTTCGACGGGTCCTTGCCGCTGAAGGCGCCGCCGCCGTGGCGCGACGCGCCGCCGTACGTGTCGACGATGATCTTGCGGCCCGTGAGGCCCGCGTCGCCCTTGGGGCCGCCGACGACGAACGAGCCCGACGGGTTCACGAACGTCGTCATGCCCTCGTGCGGCAGGCCGAGCTGCGCGAGCACCGGGGCGATGACGTGCTGCTCGACGTCGGCGCGCAGCTGCGCCTGGTCGACGTCCTCGGCGTGCTGCGTCGACACGACGACGGCGTCGACGCGCACGGGCTCGTGGTCGACGTACTCGATCGTCACCTGCGTCTTGCCGTCAGGGCGGAGGTACGGGATCGTGCCGTCGCGGCGCACGGCCGTGAGGCGCTCGGCGAGGCGGTGGGCCGCCCACGCCGTCGCAGGCATGAGCGTGGGCGTCTCGTCGGTCGCGTAGCCGAACATGATGCCCTGGTCGCCCGCACCGAGCTGCGACAGCGCATCCGTCTCGCCGCCGCGCGCCTCGAGGCCCGTGTCGACGCCCGTCGCGATCTCGATCGACTGCTCGCCGATCGACACCGTGACGCCGCACGAGTTGCCGTCGAACGACACCTGCGACGAGTCGTAGCCGATGGCGACGATCGTGTCGCGCACGAGCTTCGGGATCTCGACGTAGCCCTCGGTGCGCACCTCGCCCGCCACGTGCACGAGGCCCGTCGTCACGAGCGTCTCGACCGCGACGCGCGACTGCGCGTCCTGGGCGAGCATCGCGTCGAGGATGCGATCCGAGATCTGGTCGCAGATCTTGTCGGGGTGGCCCTCGGTGACGGACTCGGACGTGAACAGCCGGGAGGTCATGCATGCTCCTGCAGGGTGGATCGGACGGAGTCGAGGATGGCGTCGGCCACCGACATCTTGGCGCCGGCGGCGGTCGCGACGACGCCGGAGGGCGCGAGGATCTCGACGGCGGTGTCGACGTCGCCGAAGCCCAGCTGCATGCCCACCTGGTTCAGGACCAGGAGGTCGCAGCCCTTGCGGGCGAGCTTCGCCTGCGCGATGGCGCGGCGGGCGTCGGCGTCGGGCTCGGTCTCGGCGGCGAAGCCCACGACGACGCCGCGCGGGGCGCGCATCGACAGCTCCGCGAGGATGTCGGGGTTCTCGACGAGCTGGAGCGTGGGGTTCGCGCCCCACGCATCCTTCTTGCGCTTGGCGTCGCTCACGTCGGCGACGCGGTAGTCGGCGACGGCGGCGGCCATGATCGTCGCGTGCGCGTCGCGGCTCGCGAGCAGCATGGCGTCGCGCAGCTCGGCGGTCGTCGACACCTCGACGAGGCGCACGCCCGCGGGGGCGGCGACCTGGAGGTTGGCGCCGACGAGCGTCACGTCGGCACCGCGGGCCGCTGCACGCGTCGCCAGGGCGACGCCGTGCGCGCCCGACGAGCGGTTGCCGAGGAAGCGCACGGGGTCGATGGGCTCGCGCGTGCCACCGGCCGAGATCGCGATGCGCATGCCCTCGAGGTCGCGCGTCGGCGCGACGACCGCGTAGGCGGCCTCGATGACGTCGTCGGGCTCGACCATGCGGCCGGGGCCCGAGTCGGTGCCGGTGAGCCGGCCGTCTGCGGGGCCGACGATCGTGACGCCGCGCTCGCGCAGCACGGCGACGTTCGCCTGCGTCGCGGCGTTGCGCCACATCTCGGTGTGCATCGCGGGGGCGACGACGAGCGGCGCCTCGGAGGCGAGGATCGTCGTGCCGAGCAGGTCGTCGGAGATGCCGTGCGCGATGCGCGCGATCGTCGACGCCGTCGCGGGCAGCACGACGATGAGGTCGGCCGACTGGCCGAGCGCCACGTGGCGCACCTCGGCGACGTCGTCGAACAGGTCGGTCGTCACCGGGTTGCGGCTGAGCGCCTCGAACGTCGGGATGCCGACGAACCGCACGGCCGACGCGGTGGGCACGACGTGCACGTCGTGCCCATCCTTGACGAGTCGCCGGATCGCGTGCGCGGCCTTGTAGGCCGCGATCCCGCCGGCGACGCCGACGACGACGCGCACTACGCCGAGGGCTGCGCGGGCTTGAGGAGGAGCTTGTCCTCCTGGATCTCGCGGAGCGCCACCGAGATCGGCTTGTCCTCGAGGGTCGCGTCGACGAGGGGGCCGACGTTGTCGAACATGCTGCCCTCGTGCAGATCCGTGTAGTAGTCGTTGATCTGCCGCGCGCGCTTCGACGCGAAGATCACGAGCTGGTACTTCGAGTCCACCTTCGCGAGCAGGTCGTCGATCGGCGGGTTGATGATGCCCTTGTCGGCCATGGGTCCTCCTCAGGACGAAAAGCTGGTGCGCTCGAGCCTCACGTGGAAGCGGTCCGCGTGAGACCGGCGCAGTGGAACAGTCTAGCGCCCGATGAGGGCCACGACCTCGGCAGCGGCCTCGGCCACGTCGCGATTGATGACGACGGCGTCGAACTCGTCCTGGCTGGCGAGCTCGACCTCGGCGGTCGCGAGGCGGCGCGAGCGCTCCTCCTCGTCCTCCGTGCCGCGGCCGACGAGCCTGCGCACGAGCTCCTCCCACGACGGCGGCGCGAGGAACACGAGCAGCGCCTCCGGCATGCGGTCGCGGATCTGGCGCGCACCCTGCAGGTCGATCTCGAGCAGCACGGAGTCGCCGGTGTCGAGCACCGACTGCACCTGCGCGCGCGGCGTGCCGTAGCGGTGCGAGTTGTGCACCTTCGCCCACTCGAGGAACGCGTCCTCCGACAGGCCCTCGTCGAACTCGGCGTCGGAGACGAACGTGTAGTGCACGCCGTCGATCTCGCCCGGGCGCGGCGCCCTCGTCGTCCACGACACGGAGTGGCGGATCCACGGGTAGTGGTCGCGCACGTGCTGCGCGACCGTGCCCTTGCCCACCGCGGTGGGGCCCGCGAGCACGATGAGGCGTGCGGGTGCCGGGTCGACGTCGAGCCACTCGCGCAGGCGCGTGCGCTGCCGCGAGCCGAGGCCGCCGACGCGCTTGCGCGGCGAGATCTCGAGGCGCTCGAGCACCCGCTCCATGCGGTGCCTCCCGATGCCGGGGATGGCGTCGACGAGCTCGGTGACGCGCAGGCCCGCCTCGACGGAGTCGGGGTGCTCCCACGCGTGCTCCGCGACATGCAGCGCCGAGCGCTCGCGCGCGTGCACCGCGCGCTTGACCTCGGCACGGGCGCGGCGCGCGCGCAGCGCGGCCTCGGCGCCGAGCGCGGGATCGAGCGTCATCGGGCCTCCTCCGTCGCCGCGTCGATCGCGTCGGCGACGCCGTCGCGCGTGCCCGTGACGCTGCGCGACACGTTCGCGAGCACGAGCGTGCCCGCCGGGTAGAGCGTGCGCAGGTCGGCGAGGCGCGCGCCCTGGTGGCCGAAGCCGGGCGCGAGGATCGGCGTGGCCGACGTGAGCGTGACGCCGAAGTCGGCCGCCGTGACGGTCGCGCCCACGACGAGGCCGATCGATCCGGCGCCGTCGGGCGCGTGGTCGACGTTCCAGGCGTCGACGCCGCGGGCGATGGAGGCCGCGACCGACTCCCCCGCCGCGTCGGCGCGCGACTGCAGGCCGGCACCCTCGGGGTTCGACGTCGCGCACAGCACGAAGACGCCCTTCTCGTTGGCCTCGGCGAGCGACAGCGCCGGCTCGAGCGAGCCGAGCCCCAGGTACGGCGACGCCGTGATCGCGTCGACCTCGAGCGGCGCGCCCGGCGTCAGCCACGCCTGCGCGTACGCATCCATCGTCGAGCCCAGGTCGCCGCGCTTCGCGTCGGCGAGCACGAGCAGGCCCTCGGCGCGGGCGACGCGGATGACGTGCTCGAGCGCCGCGAGCCCCGCGGAGCCGTGTCGCTCGTAGAACGCCACCTGCGGCTTCACGACCGCGACGCGTCCAGCGGCCGCCTCGACGACCTCGAGGCCGAACGCCTCGGCACCCGCCGCCGTGTCGGGCAGGCCCCACGCATCCAGCAGATGCGCGTGCGGGTCGATGCCGACGCACACGGGGCCGCGGTCCGCGACCGCCGCGGCGAGGCGGGTGCCGAACGTCATGCCGTCCTCCTGGCGTGGTACTCCTGCAGGCTCGTGACGTCGAACGGCGCGCGCGCCGCCTCGATCGCCGCGACGGCCGCGCCGAGCTGCGACACCGTCGTGAAGAGCGCCTTGTCGGCGCCGACGGTCGCCGCGCGGATCTCGTAGCCGTCGAGACGCGCCGCGGGACCCGTGGGGGTGTTGATGACGATGTCGACCTCGCCGCGGTGGATCGCGCCGACGATCGACGCCTCGACGCCGACCTCGTTGTGCTTCGCGATCGTCTCGACCTCGATGCCGTTGCGGATGAGGATCTCGGCGGTGCCCTCGGTGGCGAGCACGCGGAAGCCGAGCTGCCGCAGGCGGTGGATGGGCAGCACGGCCTGGCGCTTGTCGCGGTCGGACACCGACACGAACACGGTGCCCGACGTCGGCAGCCCGCCGTACGCGGCGACCTGGCTCTTCGCGAACGCGCGCGGGAAGTCGCGGTCGATGCCCATGACCTCGCCCGTCGAGCGCATCTCGGGGCCGAGCAGGCTGTCGACGAGCTCGCCGTCGCGCGTGCGGAAGCGGCGGAACGGCAGCACGGCCTCCTTGACCGCGACCGGCGCATCGAGCGGCAGGCGCGAGCCGTCCTGCTCGGGCAGGAAGCCCTCCGCGAGCAGCTCGGCGATCGTGCGGCCCGCCATCACGAGGGCGTTGGCCTTCGCGATGGGCGAGCCGAGCGCCTTCGCGACGAACGGCACCGTGCGGCTCGCGCGCGGGTTCGCCTCGATGACGTGGAGGCGGCCCGCGGAGATCGCGAACTGCACGTTGATCGGACCGCGCACGTCGAGCCCGCGAGCGATCGCGAGCGTCGCATCCCGCACCTCGTCGATCTGCGAGCGGCCGAGGCCGATGGGCGGCAGCGTGCACGACGAGTCGCCCGAGTGGATGCCCGCCTCCTCGATGTGCTCGAGGATGCCGCCGACGTACAGGTCGGTGCCGTCGAAGATGGCGTCGACGTCGATCTCCACGGCGTCGTCGAGGAAGTGGTCGACGAGCAGCGGCTTGCCGGGACCGATGATGGCCGTGTCGGCCATGCGCTCGAAGTAGCCGTGCAGGCTCTCGCGGTCGTAGACGATCTCCATGCCGCGGCCGCCGAGCACGAACGACGGGCGCACGAGCACGGGGTAGCCGATGCGCTCGGCCGCCTCGAGGGCCGCCTCCTCGGTCGTCGCCGTCGCGTTGCGGGGGGCGACGAGGCCGGCGGCGTCGAGGATCTCCTGGAACAGGCCGCGCTCCTCGGCGCGGTCGATCGCGTCGGGCTGCGTGCCGAGGATCGGGATGCCGGCAGCCTCGAGGCCGCGCGCGAGGCCCAGCGGCGTCTGGCCGCCGAGCTGCACGATGACGCCCACGAGCTCGCCGGAATGCGACTCGGCGTGGATGACCTCGAGCACGTCCTCGAGCGTCAGCGGCTCGAAGTAGAGCCGGTCGCTCGTGTCGTAGTCGGTCGAGACCGTCTCGGGGTTGCAGTTGACCATGATCGTCTCGAACCCGGCGTCGCGCAGCGCGAACGACGCGTGCACGCACGAGTAGTCGAACTCGATGCCCTGGCCGATGCGGTTCGGGCCCGAGCCGAGGATGACGACCTTGCGACGGTCCGACGGGGCGACCTCGGTCTCCTGGTCGTACGACGAGTAGTGGTACGGCGTCTCGGCGGGGAACTCGCCCGCGCACGTGTCGACGGTCTTGAACACGGGGCGCAGGCCGAGCGCCCAGCGCGCCTCGCGCACCTGCTCCTCGTCGAGGCCGCGCAGCTCGCCGATCTGCACGTCGGAGAAGCCGTGCTCCTTCGCGTGGCGCAGGATGTCCTCGTCGAGCTCGGCAGCCTCGCGGATCTCGGCAGCGACCTCCTCGATGAGCACGAGCTGGTCGAGGAACCACGGGTCGATCGCGGTGGCGTCGAACGCCTCCTCGATCGTCGCGCCCGCGCGGATCGCCTGCTGCAGCGTCACGATGCGACCGTCGGTCGGCGTGCGCGACGCCTCGAGCAGCGCAGCCTTGTCGCCGGGCTCGCCCTGCCAGTGGAACGTCGCGCCGCGGCGCTCCTGCGAGCGGAGCGCCTTCTGCAGCGCCTGCGTGTACGTGCGGCCCATGGCCATGGCCTCGCCGACGGACTTCATGGTCGTCGTGAGCGTGGGGTCGGCGGCGGGGAACTTCTCGAACGTGAACCGCGGCACCTTCACGACGACGTAGTCGAGCGTGGGCTCGAACGAGGCCGGCGTCACCTTCGTGATGTCGTTGGGGATCTCGTCGAGGCGGTAGCCGATCGCGAGCTTCGCGGCGATCTTCGCGATCGGGAAGCCCGTCGCCTTCGACGCGAGCGCGCTCGAGCGCGACACGCGCGGGTTCATCTCGATGACGATGACGCGGCCCGTCTTCGGGTCGACGGCGAACTGCACGTTGCAGCCGCCCGTGTCGACGCCGACGGCGCGGATGATGCGGATGCCGATGTCGCGCAGCTCCTGGTACTCACGGTCCGTGAGCGTGAGGGCGGGCGCGACCGTGATCGAGTCGCCCGTGTGGACGCCGACGGGGTCGACGTTCTCGATCGAGCAGATCACGACCGTGTTGTCGGCCGTGTCGCGCATGAGCTCGAGCTCGTACTCCTTCCACCCGAGGATCGACTCCTCGAGCAGCACCTCGCCGATCGTCGACGAGTGGAGGCCGTCGGCGACGATGCGCCGCAGCTCGGGCTCGTCGTGCGCGAAGCCCGAGCCGAGGCCGCCCATCGTGAACGACGGGCGCACGACGACCGGGTAGCCGTACTGGTCGGCGAACGCGATGGCCTCGTCGACGGTCTTCGCGATGACCGACGAGGCGACGTCGCCGCCGATGTCGAGCACGAGCTGCTTGAACAGCTGGCGGTCCTCGGCACGGTGGATCGCGTCGACCTTCGCACCGATGAGCTCGACGCCGTGGCGCTCGAGGATGCCCTGCTCGTGCAGCTCGATCGCGGCGTTGAGCGCCGTCTGGCCGCCGAGCGTCGGCAGGATCGCGTCGGGGCGCTCCTTGACGATGATCGTCTCGAGCACCTCGGGCGTGATGGGCTCGATGTACGTGGCGTCGGCGAAGTCCGGGTCGGTCATGATCGTCGCCGGGTTCGAGTTGACGAGGATGACGCGGATGCCGTCCTCGCGCAGCACGCGACAGGCCTGGGTGCCGGAGTAGTCGAACTCCGCCGCCTGGCCGATGACGATGGGGCCGGAGCCGATCACGAGGACCGACGAGATGTCGTCGCGCTTGGGCATCAGGCGTCCTTCCGCTCGCGCACGAGGGCCGCGAACCGGTCGAAGAGGTACATGGAGTCGTGCGGGCCGGCGGCGGCCTCGGGGTGGTACTGCACGCTGAACGCGGGCAGGTCGAGCGCGCGGAGGCCCTCGACGACCTGGTCGTTGAGCGAGTAGTGGC
The sequence above is a segment of the Agrococcus jejuensis genome. Coding sequences within it:
- the carB gene encoding carbamoyl-phosphate synthase large subunit, giving the protein MPKRDDISSVLVIGSGPIVIGQAAEFDYSGTQACRVLREDGIRVILVNSNPATIMTDPDFADATYIEPITPEVLETIIVKERPDAILPTLGGQTALNAAIELHEQGILERHGVELIGAKVDAIHRAEDRQLFKQLVLDIGGDVASSVIAKTVDEAIAFADQYGYPVVVRPSFTMGGLGSGFAHDEPELRRIVADGLHSSTIGEVLLEESILGWKEYELELMRDTADNTVVICSIENVDPVGVHTGDSITVAPALTLTDREYQELRDIGIRIIRAVGVDTGGCNVQFAVDPKTGRVIVIEMNPRVSRSSALASKATGFPIAKIAAKLAIGYRLDEIPNDITKVTPASFEPTLDYVVVKVPRFTFEKFPAADPTLTTTMKSVGEAMAMGRTYTQALQKALRSQERRGATFHWQGEPGDKAALLEASRTPTDGRIVTLQQAIRAGATIEEAFDATAIDPWFLDQLVLIEEVAAEIREAAELDEDILRHAKEHGFSDVQIGELRGLDEEQVREARWALGLRPVFKTVDTCAGEFPAETPYHYSSYDQETEVAPSDRRKVVILGSGPNRIGQGIEFDYSCVHASFALRDAGFETIMVNCNPETVSTDYDTSDRLYFEPLTLEDVLEVIHAESHSGELVGVIVQLGGQTPLGLARGLEAAGIPILGTQPDAIDRAEERGLFQEILDAAGLVAPRNATATTEEAALEAAERIGYPVLVRPSFVLGGRGMEIVYDRESLHGYFERMADTAIIGPGKPLLVDHFLDDAVEIDVDAIFDGTDLYVGGILEHIEEAGIHSGDSSCTLPPIGLGRSQIDEVRDATLAIARGLDVRGPINVQFAISAGRLHVIEANPRASRTVPFVAKALGSPIAKANALVMAGRTIAELLAEGFLPEQDGSRLPLDAPVAVKEAVLPFRRFRTRDGELVDSLLGPEMRSTGEVMGIDRDFPRAFAKSQVAAYGGLPTSGTVFVSVSDRDKRQAVLPIHRLRQLGFRVLATEGTAEILIRNGIEVETIAKHNEVGVEASIVGAIHRGEVDIVINTPTGPAARLDGYEIRAATVGADKALFTTVSQLGAAVAAIEAARAPFDVTSLQEYHARRTA